A window of the Cystobacter fuscus genome harbors these coding sequences:
- a CDS encoding flavodoxin domain-containing protein, translated as MRILVSYGSKRGGTAEIAGIIARTLAARGFQVDLHPASEVEFVDGYDAVVVGGALYMSRWHRDASRFVKQHTQALRARPVWLFSSGPLDDSATWNEVPPVAQVQRLMARIGAQGHITFGGRLLPDAKGFIASKMASSLAGDWRDPRIIRAWAEGMADALLTFERTPSRAAEDTPAWP; from the coding sequence ATGAGAATCCTGGTCAGCTATGGTTCCAAGCGGGGGGGCACGGCCGAGATCGCGGGCATCATCGCGCGGACACTCGCCGCGCGAGGTTTCCAGGTCGATCTGCACCCGGCCTCCGAGGTCGAGTTCGTCGATGGGTACGATGCCGTCGTGGTGGGGGGCGCGCTCTACATGTCGCGCTGGCATCGCGATGCGAGTCGCTTCGTCAAGCAGCACACCCAGGCGCTGCGGGCCCGGCCGGTCTGGCTCTTCAGCAGCGGGCCGCTCGATGACTCGGCCACCTGGAACGAGGTGCCGCCGGTGGCTCAGGTCCAGCGGTTGATGGCGCGCATCGGAGCGCAAGGCCATATCACCTTCGGAGGGCGCCTGCTGCCCGACGCCAAGGGCTTCATCGCGAGCAAGATGGCCAGTTCGTTGGCGGGCGACTGGCGCGACCCGCGCATCATCCGGGCCTGGGCGGAGGGGATGGCGGATGCGCTGCTCACCTTCGAGCGGACTCCGTCCCGCGCCGCCGAGGACACGCCGGCCTGGCCGTAG
- a CDS encoding LysR family transcriptional regulator produces the protein MPERKKQGPVLLEGLMPLMVFVRAVDNQGFSVAARQLGLTPSAVSKQVAHLEERLGTRLLRRTTHHLSLTEAGSIFYQHCQRVLGELEEAQLAMAALDERPRGTLRVSAPAVLGEVHVGAAAAAFQESFPEVQVELEASDRVVDLVEDGFDVAVRIAGTLKDSSLVVRRLADEERVLCASPFYLQRAGRPRALEELAHHECLLFKPGRVVREWQFQGEGASRSVKVQGRFVANNHLVLRQAALLGRGIANLPRYLVLEELRSGALVSLLAEHPVTQRHIYLVYPHRQLTPPKVRAFADFLARYFQRILG, from the coding sequence GTGCCTGAACGGAAAAAGCAGGGTCCGGTGCTGCTCGAGGGGTTGATGCCCCTGATGGTGTTCGTGCGAGCCGTCGACAACCAGGGGTTCTCGGTGGCGGCACGGCAGCTCGGATTGACTCCGTCCGCCGTGAGCAAGCAGGTGGCCCACCTGGAGGAGCGACTCGGGACCCGGCTGCTCCGCAGGACCACCCACCATCTGAGCCTCACGGAGGCGGGAAGCATCTTCTACCAGCACTGTCAGCGGGTACTCGGGGAGTTGGAGGAGGCCCAGCTCGCGATGGCGGCCCTCGACGAGCGTCCGAGGGGCACCCTCCGTGTCTCCGCGCCCGCGGTGCTCGGCGAGGTCCACGTCGGGGCCGCCGCGGCGGCGTTCCAGGAGTCCTTTCCGGAAGTGCAGGTGGAACTCGAGGCGAGCGATCGGGTGGTGGACCTCGTGGAGGATGGCTTCGACGTGGCGGTGCGGATCGCCGGCACGTTGAAGGACAGCTCGCTGGTGGTGCGACGCCTCGCGGACGAGGAACGCGTCCTGTGCGCGAGCCCCTTCTATCTCCAGCGCGCCGGCAGGCCCCGAGCCCTGGAGGAGCTGGCCCACCACGAGTGTCTGCTCTTCAAGCCCGGCCGGGTGGTGAGGGAGTGGCAGTTCCAGGGAGAGGGGGCCTCTCGGAGCGTGAAGGTCCAGGGGCGCTTCGTGGCCAACAACCACCTCGTCCTCCGGCAGGCGGCGCTCCTGGGACGGGGCATCGCCAACCTGCCGCGCTACCTGGTGTTGGAGGAGCTGCGCTCGGGGGCCCTGGTGTCACTGCTCGCCGAGCACCCGGTGACCCAGCGCCACATCTACCTCGTGTACCCGCACCGCCAGCTCACGCCTCCCAAGGTGCGGGCCTTCGCCGACTTCCTTGCCCGCTACTTCCAGCGCATCTTGGGGTAG
- a CDS encoding DoxX family membrane protein, which translates to MKPSTSTEDASPLFFGITNAVAGQLLLRLALGINLLGHGLVRIGNPGAFADALVQLFANTWLPSPLVRLFALLLPFIELVIGVLLTLGLLTRTALFTGGLLMVSLIFGTTLRSDWETAGLQMIYAALYAALMATAHLNHVSVDAWWARTRSRSAPVSSSSPAPVP; encoded by the coding sequence ATGAAGCCCTCGACCTCGACAGAGGACGCCTCCCCCCTCTTCTTTGGCATCACGAACGCGGTAGCGGGTCAGCTCCTGCTGCGGCTCGCCCTCGGCATCAACCTCCTCGGGCATGGTCTGGTCCGGATCGGCAACCCCGGAGCCTTCGCCGACGCGCTCGTCCAGCTCTTCGCGAATACCTGGCTTCCCTCACCGCTGGTCCGTCTCTTCGCGCTGCTGCTGCCCTTCATCGAGCTCGTCATCGGCGTGCTGCTCACGCTCGGGTTGCTGACGCGCACCGCCCTCTTCACCGGCGGCCTCCTGATGGTGTCCCTCATCTTCGGCACCACCCTGCGCAGCGACTGGGAGACGGCGGGACTGCAGATGATCTACGCGGCCCTCTACGCCGCGCTCATGGCGACGGCCCACCTCAACCACGTCTCCGTCGATGCCTGGTGGGCCAGGACCCGAAGCCGCTCCGCCCCCGTCTCCTCGAGCAGCCCTGCCCCGGTCCCCTGA
- a CDS encoding polysaccharide deacetylase family protein, which yields MSLPEPMPFPSPAVPERREFLRHSGLIAASALIAAAPSSDALAASPAPTAPREPPPTRGGRSPSKQFWPDGARLVISLSMQFEAGAQPERGASSPFPSIDPKYPDLPAATWYAYGIKEGIPRLLDLFERKRVKVTSHMVGQAVDRTPQLAKEIVERGHEAAAHGQTWTPQFSMSPEEERASYEANVRSIERATGTKPVGFNAFWMRGTPRTLEILQDLGFTYHIDDVSRDEPFLIPVKGKPFTVVPYTLGMNDIVQFEGRNASAEAFGRELKDEFDVLYAEAATRRRMMSISTHDRIAGRPSRVKALEEFITYVQKQPGVVFMRKDEIARFALESPLTPREGGI from the coding sequence ATGTCCCTCCCCGAACCGATGCCCTTCCCCTCGCCCGCCGTTCCCGAGCGCCGCGAGTTCCTGCGCCACTCCGGCTTGATCGCCGCCAGTGCACTCATCGCGGCGGCCCCTTCCTCCGACGCGCTGGCCGCGAGCCCGGCGCCCACGGCCCCGCGGGAGCCACCCCCTACGCGAGGCGGTCGATCCCCGTCCAAGCAGTTCTGGCCGGACGGTGCGCGACTGGTGATTTCCCTCTCCATGCAGTTCGAAGCGGGCGCACAGCCCGAGCGAGGGGCGAGCAGCCCCTTCCCGTCCATCGATCCGAAGTACCCGGATCTGCCCGCCGCCACGTGGTACGCGTATGGCATCAAGGAGGGCATCCCCCGGCTGCTCGATCTCTTCGAGCGCAAGCGCGTCAAGGTGACGTCCCACATGGTTGGGCAGGCGGTGGACCGCACCCCCCAGCTGGCCAAGGAGATCGTCGAGCGGGGCCACGAGGCCGCCGCCCATGGCCAGACCTGGACGCCCCAGTTCTCGATGAGTCCCGAGGAGGAGCGAGCCTCGTACGAGGCCAACGTGCGGAGCATCGAGCGCGCCACGGGCACGAAGCCGGTGGGCTTCAACGCCTTCTGGATGCGAGGGACTCCCCGGACGCTGGAGATCCTCCAGGACCTCGGGTTCACCTACCACATCGACGACGTGAGCCGGGACGAGCCATTCCTCATCCCCGTGAAAGGCAAACCCTTCACGGTCGTCCCCTATACCCTGGGCATGAATGACATCGTCCAGTTCGAGGGGCGCAACGCCTCGGCCGAGGCCTTCGGACGCGAACTCAAGGACGAGTTCGACGTGCTCTACGCCGAGGCCGCCACGCGTCGGCGCATGATGTCCATCAGCACCCACGATCGGATCGCCGGCCGTCCCTCGCGCGTCAAGGCGCTGGAGGAATTCATCACCTACGTCCAGAAACAACCGGGCGTGGTGTTCATGCGCAAGGACGAGATCGCCCGCTTCGCGCTGGAAAGCCCCCTGACGCCCCGGGAAGGTGGCATCTGA
- a CDS encoding NUDIX hydrolase, with protein MSSGHAWRGNWKVRLYERVRELGYESLTAFANARPAVPLVALADELGEDDIAGVQVLSELRAEAERSHQVTRFVRDVLVRELSECLPEGWPDVMDDANRFKVAMALGSWAAFTPETHEERVRRARESLRSTPPPPGWRPLGPDDELLRTLLPDKTV; from the coding sequence ATGAGCAGCGGACATGCCTGGCGAGGTAACTGGAAGGTCCGCCTGTACGAGCGAGTCCGCGAACTCGGTTATGAGTCGCTCACCGCCTTCGCGAATGCCCGCCCTGCCGTTCCACTGGTGGCGCTGGCGGATGAGCTTGGCGAGGATGACATCGCCGGGGTGCAGGTGTTGAGCGAGCTGCGCGCCGAGGCGGAGCGAAGCCATCAGGTCACACGATTCGTGCGCGATGTGCTCGTTCGCGAGCTTTCCGAATGTCTCCCCGAAGGCTGGCCAGACGTGATGGACGACGCCAACCGTTTCAAGGTTGCCATGGCGCTCGGTTCTTGGGCTGCGTTCACCCCAGAAACCCATGAGGAGCGCGTCAGACGGGCAAGAGAATCACTCCGTTCCACGCCGCCTCCTCCTGGCTGGCGCCCGCTCGGCCCCGACGACGAGTTGCTGCGCACGCTCTTGCCAGACAAAACCGTCTAG
- a CDS encoding universal stress protein yields MTILCATHFSDAAQRAATAAAQLARKLDEPLFLVHVLPGNLARAFGQTLRDTAQSALSDEVRRVEKLGARASHQLLTGEPAEELARFAKEKGAGLVVTAGPTSASPFLGVGGTVDRLATTLPVPLLVVREAESFEAWVKGTRPLKVMLGVDRSLPFEAARDWLRGLRRYGDVEVVAGRIYWPHEEYFRMGLEHPTFYQEVTPELLRALEQEVRTQVAPLEAQGQPPVRMRLEAGVGRIADHLVALAADEKVDLLVVGSHQRKGLGKLGSVSHHALRLAAMSVVSVPLAGAARGSEVTVPALRSVLVATDFSEAANRAIPHAFSLLPNGGTVYLVTVARHATEQAQELRSRLRQLLPKDADAQGREVRVMVLSGHDVAPVLLKVAERLSVDVICLGTHGHSGLKKTVMGTVAKEIMAHSDRPMLVVRPPTG; encoded by the coding sequence ATGACCATCCTTTGCGCCACCCACTTCTCGGACGCCGCGCAGCGAGCGGCCACTGCCGCCGCGCAGCTCGCGCGGAAATTGGATGAGCCCCTCTTCCTGGTGCACGTGCTGCCAGGCAACCTCGCGCGCGCCTTCGGGCAGACGCTGCGGGACACGGCGCAGTCGGCGCTATCGGACGAGGTGCGGCGGGTGGAGAAGCTGGGGGCACGCGCGAGCCACCAGTTGCTCACGGGAGAGCCGGCCGAGGAGCTGGCGCGCTTCGCGAAGGAGAAGGGCGCGGGGCTGGTGGTGACGGCGGGGCCCACGAGCGCCTCGCCCTTCCTGGGAGTAGGCGGCACGGTGGACCGGCTGGCCACGACGCTGCCGGTGCCGCTGCTGGTGGTGCGCGAGGCGGAGTCCTTCGAGGCCTGGGTGAAGGGGACTCGTCCCTTGAAGGTGATGCTGGGCGTGGACCGCTCGCTGCCTTTCGAGGCGGCGCGCGACTGGCTGCGGGGCCTGCGGCGCTACGGCGACGTGGAGGTGGTGGCCGGGCGCATCTACTGGCCCCACGAGGAGTACTTCCGGATGGGGCTGGAGCATCCGACGTTCTACCAGGAGGTGACGCCCGAGTTGCTGCGCGCGCTGGAGCAGGAGGTGCGCACACAGGTGGCGCCGCTGGAAGCGCAGGGCCAGCCGCCGGTGCGCATGCGGCTGGAAGCTGGGGTGGGACGCATCGCGGACCACCTGGTGGCGCTGGCGGCGGACGAGAAGGTGGACCTGCTGGTGGTGGGCTCGCACCAGCGGAAGGGTCTGGGCAAGCTGGGGAGCGTGTCGCACCACGCGCTGAGGCTGGCGGCCATGTCGGTGGTGAGCGTGCCGCTCGCGGGGGCGGCGCGGGGCTCGGAGGTGACGGTTCCCGCGCTGCGCTCGGTGCTGGTGGCCACGGACTTCTCGGAGGCGGCCAACCGGGCCATTCCGCATGCCTTTTCCCTGCTGCCCAACGGGGGCACGGTGTACCTGGTGACCGTGGCGCGGCATGCGACGGAGCAGGCGCAGGAGTTGCGGTCGCGGCTGCGCCAGTTGTTGCCCAAGGACGCGGATGCCCAGGGGCGCGAGGTGCGGGTGATGGTGCTGTCGGGCCACGACGTGGCGCCGGTGCTGCTCAAGGTCGCCGAGCGCCTGAGCGTGGACGTGATCTGCCTGGGCACCCACGGACACTCGGGGCTGAAGAAGACGGTGATGGGTACGGTGGCCAAGGAGATCATGGCGCACTCCGACCGGCCCATGCTGGTGGTCCGCCCGCCCACGGGGTGA
- a CDS encoding DUF2380 domain-containing protein: MPERLHHRRVVGGEVRRKAEEPAKQSAIAAHLAFLGIIREVSVSTRRISSALSRLNDSRTGIYRRHADLFIPSVNHGAQQLRWIDTELTATTRLANAASEVDDPDMQLALLRLGGPRLQSANNLPALIGHLTGEFAATRAAVRAAAEQFEKMLRVQELIEMLTTASAMKMVLPQFPPAAPASLGINLVMGANDVMMGTRIVVSAEWVEMMRRLVQAGIISLPVVGTAVRIHAGQMMMAQSHDELPKGVRDALGDGPEVRAMRQTGKAGAGMAETPRHHILPREFREWFEKRGFTGEMSIDQFCVKMEQAGHEAIHGGGDWRLGRQWPGEWNQMLMKALREAESDAGRMLTRNEILKIAAYRMRLYKLPMNFTVWGGQ; this comes from the coding sequence GTGCCTGAGCGGCTGCACCATCGCCGCGTCGTTGGGGGTGAAGTCCGCCGCAAGGCTGAGGAGCCAGCCAAGCAGAGCGCCATCGCGGCCCATCTCGCGTTTCTCGGTATCATTCGCGAAGTGTCCGTCTCTACCCGTCGCATCTCCAGCGCACTCTCCAGACTCAATGACAGCAGGACTGGCATTTACAGACGACATGCCGACCTGTTCATCCCTTCCGTCAACCATGGCGCCCAGCAACTGCGGTGGATTGACACCGAACTCACTGCCACCACCAGGCTGGCCAACGCGGCGTCAGAGGTGGATGACCCAGACATGCAGCTTGCCCTGCTACGTCTCGGTGGCCCACGGCTCCAGTCCGCAAACAATCTCCCCGCACTGATTGGCCACCTCACCGGAGAGTTCGCCGCGACGCGTGCGGCCGTGCGCGCGGCGGCGGAGCAGTTCGAGAAGATGCTGCGAGTGCAGGAACTCATCGAGATGCTCACTACGGCCTCGGCGATGAAGATGGTACTACCCCAGTTCCCGCCAGCCGCGCCCGCCTCGCTCGGTATTAACCTCGTGATGGGCGCCAACGACGTGATGATGGGCACACGGATTGTCGTTTCCGCCGAGTGGGTGGAGATGATGCGCCGGCTCGTGCAGGCAGGCATCATCTCACTGCCCGTCGTCGGTACGGCCGTGCGGATTCATGCTGGCCAGATGATGATGGCGCAGTCGCACGACGAGCTGCCCAAGGGCGTGCGCGACGCACTCGGCGACGGGCCAGAAGTTCGTGCCATGCGCCAGACTGGCAAGGCGGGGGCCGGCATGGCCGAGACACCGCGACATCACATCCTGCCGCGCGAGTTCCGCGAGTGGTTCGAGAAGCGCGGCTTCACCGGCGAAATGAGCATCGATCAGTTCTGCGTCAAAATGGAGCAGGCGGGCCATGAGGCGATTCATGGTGGTGGCGATTGGCGCCTGGGTCGCCAATGGCCCGGCGAATGGAATCAGATGCTCATGAAGGCCCTCCGCGAAGCGGAGAGCGATGCTGGGCGGATGTTGACGCGGAACGAAATTCTCAAAATCGCCGCGTATCGGATGAGGCTCTATAAGCTCCCGATGAACTTCACCGTGTGGGGAGGACAATGA